One window of the Nitrospirae bacterium YQR-1 genome contains the following:
- the rpiB gene encoding ribose 5-phosphate isomerase B: MKIAIGCDHAGLELKEVIVKELEQLGIDVLDVGTHNCDSVDYPDYGKMVAQKVSGGDVQRGVLICGTGIGMSIVANKFKGVRAALCHDHNTAIMSRQHNDSNIMVLGSRVISKELAVEMLHLWLDTPYEGGRHQQRLQKLKHIEDSTKHG, from the coding sequence ATGAAAATAGCAATAGGCTGCGACCATGCCGGCCTTGAATTAAAAGAGGTGATAGTAAAGGAACTGGAGCAGTTGGGAATAGACGTTTTAGACGTCGGTACTCATAATTGCGATTCTGTGGATTACCCCGACTATGGGAAGATGGTGGCTCAGAAGGTCTCAGGTGGAGATGTGCAACGAGGTGTCCTGATCTGTGGAACCGGAATAGGCATGTCCATAGTGGCTAATAAATTTAAAGGTGTGAGGGCGGCTCTTTGCCATGACCACAACACAGCCATTATGAGCAGACAACATAATGATTCAAACATAATGGTTTTAGGAAGCAGAGTAATTTCTAAAGAATTAGCTGTGGAAATGCTACATCTGTGGCTTGATACTCCTTATGAAGGCGGACGGCATCAACAAAGGCTTCAAAAATTAAAACATATAGAGGATAGTACTAAACATGGATAG
- a CDS encoding serine hydroxymethyltransferase: protein MGELRRENDNLLMIASENYASYSVMEAQGSVLTNKYAEGYPYKRYYGGCQYVDIVESLAIERAKKLFGAEHVNVQAHSGSSANMAVFFSVLKPGDTILGMDLRHGGHLTHGAAVSFSGMLYKTCFYGVHKDTGYIDYEEVRALAHQCKPRMIVAGASAYSRVIDFSEFASIAKEVGAYLMADIAHIAGLIAAGVHPSPVKYADFVTSSTHKTLRGPRGGMVMCKADYGKALDKIIFPGIQGGPLMHVIAAKAVAFKEALTEEFNIYQRNVVKNASRLAAELIKRDYKIISDGTDTHLMLVDLRNKKITGAQAEQLLDLAGITLNKNSIPYDDKPATVTSGIRLGTPALTTRGFMEDDMEEVADIIDSALKHYSDEGNMDAQRRKVQALCNKYPVY, encoded by the coding sequence ATGGGAGAGCTCAGGCGCGAAAATGACAATCTTCTGATGATAGCATCTGAAAACTATGCAAGCTATAGTGTAATGGAGGCTCAGGGGTCGGTACTGACAAATAAATATGCTGAGGGATATCCATACAAGCGTTACTACGGCGGTTGCCAATATGTTGACATTGTTGAATCCCTTGCAATAGAGCGTGCAAAGAAGCTCTTTGGCGCCGAACATGTAAACGTACAGGCACACTCCGGATCCTCAGCCAACATGGCGGTTTTTTTTAGCGTCTTAAAGCCCGGAGATACGATTCTGGGCATGGATTTAAGACATGGCGGGCATTTGACACATGGGGCGGCGGTGAGCTTTTCCGGAATGTTATATAAAACCTGCTTTTATGGGGTACACAAAGATACCGGTTATATAGATTATGAGGAAGTAAGGGCTTTGGCGCATCAGTGTAAGCCCAGGATGATAGTGGCAGGTGCCAGTGCATATTCAAGAGTCATTGATTTTTCAGAGTTTGCCTCCATAGCGAAGGAGGTTGGTGCGTATCTGATGGCCGATATTGCCCACATAGCCGGACTGATAGCAGCCGGAGTGCATCCTTCACCGGTAAAGTATGCTGATTTTGTCACATCCTCAACACATAAGACGTTAAGAGGCCCCCGGGGTGGCATGGTAATGTGTAAGGCAGACTATGGAAAGGCACTTGATAAAATCATTTTTCCCGGCATACAGGGCGGCCCGCTTATGCATGTAATAGCGGCAAAGGCTGTAGCGTTTAAAGAAGCGCTGACAGAGGAGTTTAATATTTACCAGAGAAATGTCGTAAAAAATGCCTCACGGCTGGCCGCTGAGTTGATTAAGAGGGATTATAAAATAATTTCAGACGGCACGGATACCCATCTTATGCTTGTTGATTTAAGAAATAAAAAAATAACAGGGGCGCAGGCTGAGCAGTTACTTGATTTGGCCGGAATCACGTTAAATAAGAATTCCATACCATACGATGATAAACCTGCAACGGTGACAAGCGGCATCCGGTTAGGCACTCCGGCTTTGACCACACGCGGATTTATGGAAGATGACATGGAAGAGGTGGCAGATATTATAGACAGTGCACTAAAACACTACAGTGATGAGGGCAATATGGATGCTCAGCGCAGGAAAGTGCAGGCACTTTGCAACAAATACCCTGTTTATTAG
- a CDS encoding glycoside hydrolase, whose translation MEVVFKSRRFSKGLLVFLVTMSFFATSMWIGDLASADTYTWTARTSAGSRSWQAIASSSDGSKLAAIDYGSGAGSGGYIYTSTDSGATWTARTNAGSRNWLHIAASSDGSKLAAIDYGSGAGSGGYIYTSTDSGATWMTLTGAGARYWWALTSSSDGSKLAAAVLGGYIYTSTDSGTTWTIQTNSGTKYWNHLSSSADGSKLIAACYPGYIYTSTDSGVTWTERNSVGSNYWQASASSSDATKLAIVHSQGQSGGYVYTSSDSGSTWNIETGAGSAGLAYWIGVALSSDGSKIAALGHDGSATQYFYTGVSSSSGTTSTTTTTASTTGGGTTTTTTSLTTTGTTKNISYVMPYLQTHTNQVLYCMASNMTTSSATGYVMVLANGATLKPTQSYESTTFSLSAKSTQMITFLGQTVTTGSTSISLLNNTGGASSASVMYGTKLTFASNDSSASCSTIGMACFQGTTSPKRNLLGILCYDGSSYYAH comes from the coding sequence ATGGAGGTTGTTTTTAAATCACGGAGGTTTTCCAAAGGCTTATTAGTATTTCTTGTAACAATGTCTTTTTTTGCTACGTCCATGTGGATTGGTGATTTAGCATCGGCAGATACTTACACATGGACTGCACGAACAAGCGCTGGTAGCAGATCATGGCAAGCAATAGCTTCATCATCAGATGGTTCAAAACTTGCCGCTATTGATTATGGTTCCGGTGCTGGTTCTGGTGGTTATATTTATACATCTACAGATTCAGGTGCTACTTGGACTGCAAGAACTAATGCTGGTAGTAGAAATTGGTTACATATCGCAGCATCATCAGACGGTTCAAAACTTGCCGCTATTGATTATGGTTCCGGTGCTGGTTCTGGTGGTTATATTTATACATCTACAGATTCTGGTGCTACTTGGATGACTTTGACAGGTGCAGGTGCAAGATACTGGTGGGCTCTTACATCATCATCAGATGGTTCTAAGCTTGCAGCAGCTGTCTTAGGAGGATACATTTATACATCAACAGATTCAGGTACTACATGGACTATACAAACAAATTCAGGTACAAAATATTGGAATCATTTGTCATCGTCAGCAGATGGGTCAAAACTGATTGCTGCTTGTTATCCAGGCTATATTTATACTTCTACAGATTCTGGTGTTACATGGACTGAAAGAAATAGTGTTGGAAGCAATTATTGGCAAGCATCTGCATCATCATCTGATGCAACAAAACTCGCTATTGTACATTCACAGGGACAATCAGGGGGATATGTATATACTTCATCTGATTCCGGTTCTACATGGAATATTGAGACTGGTGCTGGTAGTGCAGGATTAGCATATTGGATTGGTGTCGCTTTATCATCTGATGGTTCAAAAATAGCAGCGTTAGGACATGATGGAAGTGCTACACAATATTTTTATACCGGAGTATCATCATCAAGTGGCACCACATCAACAACCACAACAACCGCCTCAACAACAGGTGGTGGTACAACCACAACAACGACTTCTTTAACCACAACAGGCACCACTAAAAATATAAGTTATGTTATGCCGTACCTACAGACACATACAAATCAGGTACTTTATTGCATGGCAAGTAACATGACAACCTCATCTGCTACAGGTTATGTAATGGTTTTGGCAAATGGTGCCACATTAAAGCCTACGCAATCATACGAAAGCACAACTTTCTCACTCTCTGCCAAGAGTACTCAGATGATTACATTTTTGGGGCAAACCGTAACAACCGGTTCAACGTCAATAAGTTTGCTTAACAATACAGGCGGGGCATCAAGCGCCTCTGTAATGTATGGAACTAAATTAACATTTGCCTCTAATGATTCATCGGCTAGTTGCAGCACTATAGGAATGGCATGTTTTCAGGGAACCACAAGCCCTAAGAGGAATCTGTTAGGAATTCTCTGTTACGATGGCAGCAGTTATTATGCTCATTAA
- the purD gene encoding phosphoribosylamine--glycine ligase, whose translation MKILVIGGGGREHAIIWALKKSKKVDKVYCCPGNAGIAAIADCVDIDVDNVSGLVDFVKYEWIDCTIVGPEVPLCNGIADTFEKEGLKIFGPNKRAAQLECSKAFSKDFMKRNGIPTADYKVFSSYIHAEEYVRIKGAPIVIKADGLAAGKGVVVAGNADDAVSAIRMIMKDRVFGTAGDKLVIEDCIEGEEASFMAFTDGNTIIPMVSSQDHKRVFDNDMGANTGGMGAYSPAPVMTPEIEHIVMEKVMKPTIHALSKEGIKYKGILYAGLMIKDEKPYVLEFNCRLGDPETQAVLMRLDTELIDIVFGVIEGNLDKVKVEWSNRHSVTVVLASGGYPGKFEKDKPVTGLDKVKELDDVFVFHAGTGYKDNSIVTAGGRVCAVSALGRNIKDALDKAYSAIKMIHFDNMHYRKDIAHRAVILKPTEHRENGVKGS comes from the coding sequence ATGAAGATACTGGTAATAGGTGGAGGGGGACGGGAACATGCTATTATATGGGCTTTGAAAAAAAGTAAAAAAGTGGATAAGGTCTATTGCTGTCCTGGTAATGCCGGTATTGCCGCCATCGCTGATTGTGTTGATATAGATGTTGATAATGTCTCCGGTCTTGTAGATTTTGTTAAATACGAGTGGATTGACTGCACAATTGTAGGTCCTGAGGTTCCGCTCTGTAACGGCATTGCAGATACATTTGAAAAAGAAGGGTTAAAAATATTCGGGCCTAACAAAAGAGCCGCCCAACTGGAATGCTCTAAGGCATTTTCCAAGGATTTCATGAAACGCAACGGTATTCCCACCGCAGACTACAAGGTCTTCTCATCATACATCCATGCCGAGGAGTACGTGCGCATCAAGGGTGCTCCAATTGTCATTAAAGCCGACGGACTTGCCGCAGGTAAGGGTGTTGTTGTTGCCGGTAACGCCGATGATGCCGTCTCCGCCATCAGAATGATTATGAAAGACAGGGTCTTCGGCACAGCTGGTGATAAACTCGTTATTGAGGATTGTATCGAAGGTGAGGAAGCCTCTTTCATGGCCTTTACCGATGGTAATACCATTATCCCTATGGTCTCCTCCCAGGACCATAAGCGGGTGTTTGACAACGACATGGGAGCAAACACAGGAGGTATGGGCGCTTACAGCCCGGCCCCGGTTATGACCCCTGAAATTGAACACATTGTCATGGAAAAAGTTATGAAACCCACTATCCACGCTCTGTCCAAAGAGGGTATAAAATACAAGGGCATCCTCTACGCAGGTCTTATGATTAAAGACGAAAAACCATATGTGCTTGAGTTTAACTGCCGCCTGGGCGACCCTGAAACACAGGCTGTCCTCATGCGTCTGGACACCGAGCTGATTGACATCGTTTTTGGTGTCATCGAGGGCAATCTGGATAAAGTCAAAGTTGAGTGGTCAAACAGACACTCCGTCACCGTGGTGTTAGCCTCAGGCGGCTACCCCGGAAAGTTTGAAAAGGACAAACCGGTTACAGGCCTTGATAAGGTAAAGGAACTGGACGATGTGTTTGTCTTTCATGCCGGTACCGGTTATAAAGACAACTCAATAGTAACTGCCGGGGGCAGAGTGTGTGCGGTAAGCGCTCTGGGAAGAAACATCAAAGATGCTCTCGATAAAGCCTACTCCGCTATTAAAATGATACACTTTGACAACATGCACTACAGAAAGGACATCGCCCACAGAGCTGTTATTCTTAAACCAACAGAACATCGTGAAAATGGGGTCAAGGGGTCTTAG
- the uvrB gene encoding excinuclease ABC subunit UvrB, with product MMEFKLVSEYQPGGDQPEAIEKLSRGVGKHPHQVLLGVTGSGKTFTIANVISNVRKPALVIAHNKTLAAQLYGEFKELFPENAVEYFVSYYDYYQPEAYIPKTDTYIAKDAMINEDIDRLRHSATMSVLERRDTIVVASVSCIYGIGSPEDYLGMHIIITEGAALSRKELLRRLSELQYQRVEVDFKRGTYRVRGDTVEVYPAFSLEKGIRIEYFGDDIDAVFEFDPLTGQKSRRLRSAAIYPRSHWITPGYRIEPALKAIKLEMQQRVDYFLKEGKIIEARRIEQRTLFDLEMLKEFGFCNGIENYSRHLSGRAPGEPAYSLIDYFPPDLLIVVDESHVTIPQIGGMYEGDRSRKQTLIDYGFRLPSALDNRPLKFHEFEKRIDNVIYVSATPGKYEIQKSRGCITEQIIRPTGLIDPPMEVRPVAGQVDDLVKEIRAAAKRGERVLVTTLTKKMAEDLSEYYNDIHIKTRYLHSDIDTLDRVKILQDLRMGVFDCLIGVNLLREGLDLPEVSLVAIFDADKEGFLRSEKSLIQTAGRAARNVNGKVVLYADSITGSMTRAMEETDRRRKKQLTYNEEMGITPTTIKNNIKNILASIYESDYWTVPERYADVVADGETLDEETIRKLEAQMKEAAKALDFERAAVLRDKIRNLRNRLLVLGIK from the coding sequence ATCATGGAATTTAAATTAGTAAGTGAATACCAACCAGGGGGAGACCAGCCGGAGGCAATAGAGAAGCTTTCACGTGGGGTTGGAAAACATCCGCATCAGGTACTTTTAGGAGTAACCGGCTCCGGAAAAACCTTTACAATTGCCAATGTTATATCTAACGTACGGAAACCGGCTCTCGTCATAGCCCACAACAAGACACTGGCTGCTCAACTGTATGGCGAATTTAAAGAACTCTTCCCTGAAAACGCTGTGGAGTATTTTGTCAGCTACTATGACTATTACCAGCCTGAGGCATATATTCCCAAAACCGACACCTACATTGCCAAAGATGCCATGATAAACGAGGACATTGACAGACTGCGCCACAGCGCCACCATGTCCGTGCTTGAGAGGAGAGATACCATTGTGGTAGCTTCTGTCTCGTGCATATACGGCATCGGCTCACCTGAGGACTACCTTGGGATGCACATTATAATCACCGAGGGTGCGGCACTATCGAGAAAAGAGCTGTTAAGGCGGCTTTCGGAGCTTCAATATCAACGTGTAGAGGTGGACTTTAAGCGGGGAACCTACAGAGTCAGGGGGGACACTGTTGAAGTGTATCCGGCCTTTTCTCTTGAAAAGGGAATCAGGATTGAGTACTTTGGTGATGATATAGACGCTGTCTTTGAGTTTGATCCACTCACCGGCCAAAAAAGCAGAAGACTTAGAAGTGCCGCCATTTATCCGCGTTCACACTGGATAACTCCGGGCTATAGAATTGAGCCCGCCCTTAAAGCCATCAAGCTTGAGATGCAGCAGAGGGTGGATTATTTCCTGAAAGAGGGCAAGATTATCGAGGCACGGCGCATAGAGCAGCGAACCCTCTTTGATCTGGAAATGCTCAAGGAGTTTGGATTTTGTAACGGCATCGAGAATTACTCAAGGCACCTTAGCGGCAGGGCTCCGGGTGAGCCGGCCTACTCGTTAATAGATTACTTCCCGCCGGATTTGCTTATTGTGGTGGATGAATCACACGTCACAATTCCTCAGATAGGCGGCATGTATGAGGGAGACCGCTCTCGCAAGCAAACGCTGATTGATTACGGCTTCAGGCTGCCCTCAGCGCTGGATAATAGGCCACTTAAGTTTCATGAGTTTGAAAAACGGATAGATAATGTTATTTACGTCTCGGCCACACCGGGAAAGTATGAGATACAAAAATCCCGTGGCTGCATAACAGAGCAAATTATAAGGCCCACAGGACTTATTGATCCTCCAATGGAGGTGCGCCCTGTGGCCGGGCAGGTTGATGACCTTGTAAAGGAAATACGTGCGGCGGCAAAGAGAGGCGAGCGCGTACTTGTCACAACGTTAACCAAAAAAATGGCTGAGGACCTCTCCGAATACTATAACGATATTCATATAAAGACCAGGTACTTACATTCTGACATAGACACACTTGACAGGGTGAAAATCCTGCAGGATTTAAGAATGGGGGTTTTTGACTGCCTGATAGGAGTTAACTTATTAAGGGAGGGGCTGGACTTACCGGAGGTGTCATTGGTGGCTATTTTTGATGCCGACAAGGAGGGGTTTTTAAGGAGCGAGAAATCTCTGATTCAGACCGCAGGCAGGGCTGCCCGCAATGTTAACGGTAAGGTGGTTTTGTATGCAGACAGTATAACGGGTTCTATGACCAGGGCAATGGAAGAGACTGACAGACGCCGTAAAAAACAGCTTACATACAATGAGGAGATGGGAATTACACCGACCACGATTAAAAATAACATAAAGAACATTCTTGCCTCTATCTATGAGTCCGATTACTGGACAGTGCCGGAGAGATATGCCGATGTTGTGGCAGACGGTGAGACTTTGGATGAGGAGACGATAAGAAAACTTGAGGCGCAGATGAAAGAAGCCGCCAAAGCCCTTGATTTCGAGCGGGCTGCTGTGTTAAGGGACAAAATAAGAAACCTCAGAAACAGACTCCTTGTTCTTGGAATAAAATAA
- a CDS encoding AEC family transporter yields MYATLISFTLIVLSGVVFRRLKPGGIDADTARNSINATVLNIFLPALCIKIFSETTLDIEAVLVPATAAATICTLMAVTHFVFKILGKFKSISMAEVGALIICASFGNTTYLGLPVITELYGPAAQKYVLYYDLMTATPILWLIGAQVAARYGNCERQSEKTSVCRKEMLYSSVVTVLSLPPIWGVIIGGIIQTAGIALPEPVFRALSLLGSLVVPLMIFSIGLAITIPKVSHVYCAAVSGVIKLIISPMLAYVVAKKLGLDGIALNACAVEGAMPTMVVSLLIAARFNLDVTLSAFMIVSTTACSLFTLPIIVKLL; encoded by the coding sequence ATGTATGCGACACTTATATCTTTCACCTTGATAGTGCTAAGCGGTGTTGTTTTCAGGCGGCTTAAACCCGGCGGGATTGATGCAGATACAGCCCGAAATTCTATAAATGCCACCGTATTAAATATCTTTCTGCCTGCGTTGTGTATAAAGATTTTCTCTGAAACTACACTTGATATTGAGGCTGTGCTTGTACCTGCAACGGCTGCCGCTACTATTTGCACTCTGATGGCTGTCACTCATTTTGTATTTAAAATACTCGGTAAATTTAAAAGCATCTCCATGGCGGAAGTCGGGGCACTCATCATATGCGCCTCATTTGGTAACACCACCTACCTGGGGCTTCCAGTCATAACTGAACTTTATGGTCCTGCAGCTCAGAAATATGTCCTATACTACGATCTGATGACTGCTACACCGATTCTATGGTTAATCGGTGCTCAGGTCGCGGCAAGGTACGGCAACTGTGAGAGACAATCTGAGAAAACCTCAGTGTGCAGGAAGGAAATGTTGTATTCGTCTGTAGTAACCGTGCTATCACTTCCCCCTATCTGGGGAGTCATCATTGGCGGAATTATTCAGACTGCCGGCATTGCGTTACCTGAGCCCGTATTTAGAGCTCTGTCGCTTTTAGGTTCTCTTGTTGTGCCGCTTATGATTTTTAGTATCGGTCTTGCTATAACCATTCCAAAGGTTAGTCATGTCTATTGTGCCGCTGTCTCAGGGGTTATCAAACTGATTATCTCACCGATGCTTGCTTATGTTGTGGCAAAAAAGCTGGGTCTTGACGGCATTGCCCTTAATGCATGTGCTGTTGAGGGCGCTATGCCCACTATGGTTGTATCACTTCTGATTGCCGCAAGATTTAATCTTGACGTTACCCTCTCTGCTTTTATGATTGTCTCTACCACCGCCTGCTCTCTGTTTACCCTGCCGATTATTGTTAAGTTGCTTTAA
- a CDS encoding glycosyltransferase family 4 protein, translating into MRLGVDCSNLRMGGGLTHLTELFKAADFKSCGFSNVKLWAGSDTLSKISPKEGLTLCHEPMLDKPLPYRLYWQSRVLPQLAEQSADILFVPGGNFNGNFKPFVTMARNLLPFETKELLRYGPSLMTLRLMLLRKAQISTFRKADGLIFLTEYTKDTVFKLSGNLPCKTVVIPHGVSPAFKNKPDYEKITTAQSPFKWLYVSIVDVYKHQDNVVKAVSQLRAAGYPATLSLAGPYYKPALKKLLKEIDSSDPLHEFVNYKKSIPYEELSLVYREADGFVFASSCETISNILLEAMSAGLPIACSDMSSMKETLKDGGIYFNPEDTATITAAMKTLMDNPELRYKNALRSYELSERYSWQRTAYETFMFLSDICMKKDTGRVRRRW; encoded by the coding sequence GTGAGGCTTGGCGTTGATTGCTCTAATTTAAGGATGGGAGGCGGCCTAACCCATCTGACGGAGCTTTTTAAGGCGGCGGATTTTAAATCCTGTGGATTTAGCAATGTGAAGCTTTGGGCGGGTTCAGACACTCTCAGTAAGATATCTCCCAAAGAAGGCCTTACTCTTTGCCATGAACCTATGCTTGACAAACCGCTTCCGTACAGGCTCTACTGGCAAAGCAGAGTGCTGCCACAATTGGCCGAGCAGAGTGCGGATATTCTGTTTGTACCAGGTGGAAATTTTAACGGAAACTTTAAACCGTTTGTAACTATGGCAAGAAACCTGCTGCCTTTTGAGACTAAAGAATTATTACGCTACGGCCCCTCACTTATGACCTTAAGGCTAATGCTCTTGCGTAAGGCACAGATTAGTACATTTAGAAAAGCGGACGGGCTGATTTTTCTGACGGAATACACCAAAGACACGGTTTTTAAACTTTCAGGAAATTTACCATGCAAAACTGTGGTAATCCCGCACGGAGTCTCACCGGCATTTAAAAACAAACCTGACTATGAGAAAATAACAACGGCACAGAGTCCGTTTAAATGGCTTTATGTATCAATTGTCGATGTGTATAAACATCAGGACAATGTAGTTAAGGCTGTTTCACAACTAAGAGCGGCGGGCTATCCGGCCACACTCTCACTGGCCGGTCCATACTATAAGCCTGCCTTAAAAAAACTTTTGAAAGAAATTGATTCAAGTGACCCCCTGCATGAATTTGTAAATTACAAAAAATCAATCCCATATGAGGAACTTTCCCTGGTTTACAGGGAAGCTGATGGATTTGTCTTTGCCTCCAGTTGTGAGACGATTTCAAACATCCTGCTTGAGGCCATGTCGGCGGGGCTTCCGATAGCATGCTCTGATATGAGTTCGATGAAAGAGACACTGAAAGACGGCGGCATATACTTTAACCCTGAGGATACCGCCACGATTACTGCCGCCATGAAAACCCTGATGGATAATCCTGAGTTGAGATACAAAAATGCACTTCGCAGTTATGAACTATCAGAGCGCTACAGCTGGCAACGCACAGCCTATGAAACTTTTATGTTTTTGTCGGATATTTGTATGAAGAAAGATACAGGGAGAGTTAGGAGAAGGTGGTAA
- the asnB gene encoding asparagine synthase (glutamine-hydrolyzing), whose product MVAFKGAGVDSERLKKARDLLSNRGPDDAGIWMEGIAGLAHRRLSVIDITKEGHQPMLSHCGRYVVVYNGEIYNFRQLRTELDVISINKWNSNSDTEVLLEAYKKWGAGCLERLRGMFSFAIWDRQEKTLFAARDRMGEKPFYYYYDSGIFTFASRSKAIYEILPGLSREIDTQGLRYYIEIGYFPAPLTIYKEIKKLPQAHYLLVNKDGLIIKRYQDFRQVEPDRALLRVKEGDLLEELEETLLSAVKLQMISDVPLGAFLSGGIDSSLVVAMMRKLSAGSVKTFTIGFKEKQYDESAHALLVARHLNTEHHSQTMSVDDLLNLIPRFMVEFDKPFFDYSALPSMAVSELAKESVTVALTGDGGDELFGGYHYYVILKRVEALFKMPEVFRKLTSEALSRVSNHKIKLLSQMLIKNDPITAFAFSRSIVKDFSSIMLTELTEHTEGIAECFTRATGEFAGGLTATGKAMRLDTLFTLPDDYLQKVDVSSMAYSLEARAPLLDPEVVNWAMKLPCAWKVRGLTNKYLLRKLAYRYIPRSILDRPKQGFSAPVAIWLKGGLKDWALERFNDEQSLKALYLNKNEVLKLFNSHLSGHRNAASILWAVAVLVDFYRRDMSQ is encoded by the coding sequence ATGGTAGCTTTTAAGGGCGCAGGGGTGGACTCCGAGAGGCTGAAAAAAGCGCGTGACCTGCTGTCAAACCGTGGGCCCGATGACGCAGGAATCTGGATGGAGGGCATTGCAGGGCTGGCACACAGGAGACTCTCGGTTATAGATATCACTAAAGAGGGGCATCAGCCGATGTTGTCACACTGCGGACGCTATGTTGTTGTCTATAACGGTGAGATTTATAATTTCCGGCAACTGCGGACAGAACTTGACGTAATTAGTATTAATAAGTGGAACAGCAACAGTGACACTGAGGTGTTACTGGAGGCATACAAAAAATGGGGAGCCGGTTGTTTAGAACGCCTCAGAGGCATGTTTTCATTTGCCATTTGGGACAGGCAGGAGAAGACCCTCTTTGCCGCTCGTGACAGAATGGGTGAAAAACCCTTTTACTATTACTACGACAGTGGTATCTTTACTTTTGCTTCCCGCTCAAAGGCTATTTATGAAATACTGCCCGGGCTAAGCCGTGAGATAGATACTCAGGGACTCAGATACTACATCGAAATAGGATATTTCCCTGCTCCGCTCACTATTTATAAGGAAATCAAAAAACTCCCGCAAGCCCATTACCTCTTAGTTAACAAAGACGGTCTCATTATAAAGCGGTATCAGGATTTCAGACAGGTGGAACCGGACAGAGCACTTTTAAGGGTAAAGGAGGGGGATTTACTTGAAGAGCTTGAAGAGACACTTCTGAGTGCGGTAAAACTACAAATGATAAGTGACGTCCCGCTTGGGGCATTTCTCTCAGGTGGCATAGACAGCTCGCTTGTTGTAGCTATGATGAGAAAACTCTCTGCCGGCAGTGTTAAGACATTCACAATTGGGTTTAAGGAAAAACAGTATGACGAAAGCGCACATGCTCTGCTGGTTGCAAGGCATCTTAACACAGAACACCACAGCCAAACCATGAGTGTGGATGATCTGCTTAACTTAATTCCACGATTTATGGTGGAGTTTGACAAGCCGTTTTTTGACTACTCGGCGCTTCCTTCAATGGCGGTATCTGAGCTAGCTAAAGAAAGTGTAACTGTTGCGCTAACCGGGGATGGCGGGGATGAATTGTTTGGAGGTTACCACTACTACGTCATACTGAAAAGAGTTGAGGCTTTATTTAAAATGCCGGAGGTCTTCAGAAAGTTAACATCGGAGGCCCTGTCAAGGGTTTCAAACCACAAGATAAAACTGCTTTCACAAATGCTTATAAAAAACGATCCTATCACTGCGTTTGCGTTTTCAAGAAGTATAGTTAAGGATTTCTCATCTATAATGCTTACAGAACTGACAGAGCACACAGAGGGTATTGCAGAGTGTTTTACCAGGGCCACAGGTGAATTTGCAGGTGGCCTTACAGCAACCGGAAAAGCCATGCGCCTTGATACTCTGTTTACACTGCCGGATGATTATCTTCAGAAGGTTGATGTATCCTCTATGGCTTATTCACTGGAGGCGCGTGCACCGCTGCTTGATCCTGAGGTTGTAAATTGGGCGATGAAACTTCCTTGTGCTTGGAAAGTACGAGGATTAACTAATAAATATCTGCTTAGGAAACTTGCCTACCGCTACATTCCACGGAGCATACTTGACAGGCCTAAGCAGGGTTTTTCCGCCCCTGTTGCAATATGGCTTAAGGGCGGTCTTAAGGACTGGGCGCTGGAGAGGTTTAACGATGAGCAGTCGCTTAAGGCGCTGTATCTCAATAAAAACGAGGTTCTGAAACTTTTTAATTCTCACTTAAGCGGCCACAGAAACGCCGCTTCTATTTTGTGGGCTGTGGCCGTACTCGTTGATTTTTACAGGAGAGACATGTCACAGTGA